The following are encoded in a window of Methanococcus voltae genomic DNA:
- a CDS encoding signal recognition particle subunit SRP19/SEC65 family protein has product MTNKEFVIWPAYFDVQNSRSKGRKLNKEFCTRNVKLKEIVSAVKKLGYSYEQVNSKAYPKEPWENNGYVKVKIENSENSTIGKYELLLQIGKQLCA; this is encoded by the coding sequence ATGACAAATAAAGAATTTGTAATATGGCCTGCTTATTTCGACGTTCAAAATAGCCGTTCAAAAGGTAGAAAATTAAATAAAGAATTTTGTACTCGAAACGTTAAATTAAAAGAAATAGTTTCTGCAGTTAAAAAATTAGGCTATTCATACGAACAGGTAAATTCAAAGGCATACCCAAAAGAACCCTGGGAAAATAACGGATATGTTAAGGTTAAGATTGAAAACTCCGAAAACTCAACTATTGGAAAATATGAGTTATTACTTCAAATAGGCAAACAACTCTGTGCATAA
- a CDS encoding winged helix-turn-helix domain-containing protein, whose amino-acid sequence MKIIKALNKSKAIEILQYLMNEDKSYFSEIVVITHSNSSTTYRALECLNEAGLVSRYEEGEKRNDKVYYNITNKGIKVMDLVKKIDDIE is encoded by the coding sequence ATGAAAATCATTAAAGCATTAAATAAAAGCAAAGCTATCGAAATATTACAATATCTTATGAATGAAGATAAGTCATACTTTAGTGAAATCGTAGTTATAACTCATTCTAATAGTTCTACCACCTATCGAGCACTTGAATGTTTAAACGAAGCAGGTTTGGTTTCAAGATATGAAGAAGGAGAAAAAAGAAACGACAAAGTATACTATAACATTACGAATAAGGGCATTAAAGTAATGGATTTAGTTAAAAAAATAGATGATATAGAATAG
- the atwA gene encoding methyl coenzyme M reductase system, component A2 yields the protein MRLIEVKNVTKKFGDHTVLKNINFTLDEGQVLGVLGRSGSGKSVLLHMLRGMEGYEPTEGSVIYHVAVCNKCGKVEVPSKAGQPCQCNEEQVGEFKEKAVDFWENDEMTYNLKKKIAIMLQRTFALYGERTVAENILEALRNAGVEGKEASDKALELIKMVKLEHRITHISRDLSGGEKQRVVLARQIAKDPVIFLADEPTGTLDPKTAQLVHTALAETVVKHNIAMVITSHWPEVIEELSQSTIWLENGKVKMFDESKKVVDEFMKTITSMKKFDDVEIKDELINLKDVEKRYVSVERGIVKAVNGVDLSINEKEIFGLVGLSGAGKTTLSKIIAGILPPSKGNYTFRLGEQLVDMTKAGPANRGRARRYIGILFQEYSLYPHRTILYNLTESIGLEMPAEFAKMKAEHTLISVGFTEEEATGMLDKYPKELSVGEKHRVALAQVLIREPHLVLLDEPTGTMDPITRNMVAESIQYSRKELDQTYIIVSHDMDFVLNVCDRAGLVRGGKLIKIGKPSEIVDILSSEEKSEMLNE from the coding sequence ATGCGTTTAATAGAAGTAAAAAACGTTACTAAAAAATTTGGAGACCATACCGTTTTAAAAAATATCAATTTTACCCTCGATGAAGGGCAAGTTTTAGGTGTTTTGGGAAGGAGTGGTTCCGGAAAATCTGTTTTATTACACATGTTAAGAGGTATGGAAGGTTATGAACCTACTGAAGGTAGTGTAATCTACCACGTTGCAGTATGTAATAAATGTGGTAAAGTTGAAGTTCCATCAAAAGCAGGTCAACCATGCCAGTGTAATGAAGAGCAGGTTGGAGAATTTAAAGAAAAAGCAGTTGATTTCTGGGAAAACGACGAAATGACCTACAACTTAAAGAAGAAAATTGCAATTATGTTGCAAAGGACTTTCGCACTTTATGGTGAGAGAACTGTAGCAGAAAACATTTTGGAAGCTTTAAGAAATGCAGGTGTAGAAGGAAAGGAAGCAAGTGATAAAGCACTCGAATTAATTAAAATGGTAAAATTGGAGCATAGAATTACCCACATTTCCAGAGACTTGAGTGGTGGGGAAAAGCAAAGGGTAGTTTTAGCAAGACAAATCGCTAAAGACCCAGTTATATTTTTAGCAGACGAACCAACAGGTACATTAGACCCTAAAACAGCACAGTTGGTACACACAGCATTAGCTGAAACAGTTGTTAAGCATAATATTGCAATGGTTATCACATCACACTGGCCTGAAGTTATCGAAGAGCTTTCACAGTCTACAATTTGGCTTGAAAATGGTAAAGTTAAGATGTTTGACGAAAGTAAAAAGGTAGTAGATGAGTTTATGAAAACCATTACTTCCATGAAAAAGTTCGATGACGTGGAAATAAAAGATGAACTTATTAACTTGAAAGACGTTGAAAAAAGATATGTATCAGTTGAAAGAGGTATCGTAAAAGCTGTAAATGGTGTTGACCTTTCAATCAACGAAAAAGAAATATTCGGACTTGTTGGTTTAAGTGGTGCAGGTAAGACAACTTTGTCAAAAATAATTGCAGGTATTTTGCCACCTTCTAAAGGTAATTATACATTTAGATTGGGTGAACAACTTGTGGATATGACAAAAGCAGGACCTGCTAACAGGGGAAGAGCAAGAAGATACATAGGTATTTTATTCCAAGAATACAGTTTATACCCTCACAGAACTATACTTTATAACTTAACTGAATCAATCGGTCTTGAAATGCCTGCTGAGTTCGCAAAAATGAAAGCAGAGCATACTTTAATATCTGTAGGTTTCACCGAAGAAGAAGCTACTGGAATGTTGGACAAGTACCCTAAAGAGTTAAGTGTCGGTGAAAAGCACAGGGTTGCTTTAGCTCAGGTTTTAATCAGAGAGCCTCACTTAGTACTTTTAGATGAACCAACCGGTACAATGGACCCAATTACAAGAAATATGGTTGCAGAATCAATTCAGTACTCAAGAAAAGAACTTGACCAAACATATATTATCGTATCGCACGATATGGACTTTGTATTAAACGTATGCGATAGGGCAGGTCTTGTAAGGGGCGGTAAATTAATAAAAATCGGAAAACCTTCAGAAATTGTAGATATATTGTCATCTGAAGAAAAGAGTGAAATGTTAAACGAATAA
- the rpsB gene encoding 30S ribosomal protein S2 encodes MADDNLLTSLDTYLASGIHIGTQQKTEDMRRFIYRVRADGLYVLDVRKTDERLRLAAKFLSNYEPEQILAVSRRVYTVGPLEKFGKTTGIKTLAGRFVPGTLTNPASRKFMEPEVLFLSDPRVDKQALKEAIEIGIPIVGMCDTEHLTSHIDFIIPTNNKGRKSVSLMYYLIAREYMKNRGLIGDEIPFKYDDFLEKSMNTKVKMKKRPNRRQNRRRR; translated from the coding sequence ATGGCAGACGATAACCTATTAACATCGTTGGACACCTACTTAGCATCAGGTATCCACATCGGTACACAGCAAAAAACCGAAGATATGAGAAGATTTATCTACAGAGTTAGGGCTGACGGTTTATATGTATTAGACGTTAGGAAAACTGATGAAAGATTAAGATTAGCTGCAAAATTCTTATCAAACTATGAACCAGAACAAATTTTGGCAGTTTCAAGAAGAGTTTACACAGTAGGACCTTTAGAAAAATTCGGTAAAACAACAGGAATCAAAACACTCGCAGGCAGATTTGTTCCGGGTACATTAACAAACCCTGCATCAAGAAAGTTCATGGAACCAGAAGTTTTATTCTTAAGCGACCCAAGAGTAGACAAACAAGCATTAAAAGAAGCTATTGAAATCGGAATCCCTATTGTAGGTATGTGCGACACAGAACATTTAACCTCACACATTGACTTTATTATTCCTACCAACAACAAAGGTAGAAAATCAGTATCTTTAATGTACTACTTAATCGCAAGAGAATATATGAAAAACAGAGGATTAATTGGTGATGAAATACCATTTAAATACGATGATTTCTTAGAAAAATCAATGAATACAAAAGTTAAAATGAAAAAGAGACCAAATAGAAGACAAAACAGAAGAAGAAGATAA
- a CDS encoding DUF7121 family protein, translating to MEYEPIKTQLDTINTKIKELYEEAKDLKKIRDDANEKVKEFKETREAINTDVKNRIEEIRELKQKRAGLLEEFKMMKLTKTQIAEKIEQLEMQLETSATDMDKEQALAAQIQSYQELYKRASELEKLNEVIKEMSDSISILVNESSEEHKKVLENARTSAEKHQELLLAYNEINELKTKASELHEQLKNLKLQEISQDTTE from the coding sequence ATGGAATATGAACCTATAAAAACTCAACTTGACACGATAAATACTAAAATAAAAGAATTGTACGAAGAAGCTAAAGACTTAAAGAAAATAAGAGACGATGCAAACGAAAAAGTTAAGGAATTTAAAGAAACTCGGGAAGCCATTAACACAGATGTAAAAAATAGAATTGAAGAGATTAGGGAATTAAAACAGAAAAGGGCAGGACTTCTTGAAGAATTTAAGATGATGAAATTAACAAAAACTCAAATTGCTGAAAAAATTGAGCAATTGGAAATGCAACTCGAAACGAGTGCTACGGATATGGATAAAGAGCAAGCTTTAGCAGCTCAAATTCAGTCATATCAAGAATTATATAAAAGAGCTTCAGAATTAGAAAAATTAAACGAAGTAATTAAAGAAATGTCTGATAGTATATCAATATTGGTAAATGAATCATCAGAAGAACATAAAAAAGTTTTAGAAAATGCGAGAACCAGTGCGGAAAAACACCAAGAATTATTATTGGCGTACAATGAGATAAATGAATTAAAAACTAAAGCTTCAGAGCTTCACGAACAACTTAAAAATCTAAAATTACAAGAGATTTCACAAGATACAACAGAATAA
- a CDS encoding DUF134 domain-containing protein encodes MEENKNNQDISKENIDGAEDVKNNKSGSKNDERKGRPKIPRLISEEPKVEYFKPVGQPRYELEPLQLTVEELESLRLVDYIGYSHEDAANSMGISRRVFWNILKSARQKVSDALINGKVLQIGGGHYKLRNCGDVCGGGRCNYRVRHCNWKERKGV; translated from the coding sequence TAATCAAGATATTTCGAAAGAAAATATCGATGGTGCTGAAGATGTTAAAAACAACAAATCTGGCTCAAAAAATGATGAAAGGAAAGGTAGGCCTAAAATACCAAGGTTGATAAGTGAAGAGCCAAAAGTGGAGTATTTTAAACCAGTTGGTCAGCCAAGATATGAATTAGAGCCTTTACAATTAACTGTGGAAGAATTAGAGAGTTTAAGACTTGTTGATTATATCGGTTATTCTCACGAAGATGCAGCAAATTCTATGGGTATTTCGAGGCGTGTTTTTTGGAATATTTTAAAATCTGCACGACAAAAAGTTTCAGATGCTTTAATAAATGGTAAAGTACTCCAAATAGGTGGAGGACACTACAAATTAAGAAATTGCGGAGATGTTTGTGGTGGGGGCAGATGTAATTATAGAGTAAGACATTGCAATTGGAAGGAACGAAAAGGCGTTTAA
- a CDS encoding HVO_0476 family zinc finger protein, protein MSENQNLNNENFQDGNDEECETFEEQLYFECPICNDITPHELIKKVETKKLLRYTVKCQDCGNVHNIEKRCKLQHLKVVVSRYNQSEQFTVDIPDDEKLSVEDTIEVKGENVEITSVELEGSRRVESAMAKDIKMIWAKSLDVPKKVNISVSAGGITRSFSVLVSHNQAFEEDQIYRAGELFFRIKRIKAEKGYFTREVARKIVRIYSEPVSPMRDFIDLTDYVI, encoded by the coding sequence ATGAGCGAGAACCAGAACTTAAACAATGAAAATTTTCAAGATGGAAATGATGAAGAATGCGAAACATTTGAAGAACAGTTATATTTTGAATGTCCTATATGCAATGATATTACTCCTCACGAACTAATCAAAAAAGTTGAAACAAAGAAACTTTTGAGATACACCGTAAAGTGCCAAGATTGTGGAAATGTACACAACATCGAGAAAAGATGTAAATTACAACACCTCAAAGTTGTTGTAAGTAGATACAATCAATCTGAACAATTCACTGTCGACATTCCAGATGACGAAAAGTTGAGCGTTGAGGATACAATCGAAGTAAAAGGCGAAAATGTTGAAATAACAAGTGTAGAACTCGAGGGTTCAAGAAGAGTAGAATCTGCAATGGCAAAAGACATTAAAATGATATGGGCTAAATCTTTGGACGTACCCAAAAAAGTCAACATTTCTGTTAGTGCTGGTGGAATAACTCGTTCATTTAGCGTCTTAGTTTCACATAATCAAGCTTTCGAAGAAGACCAAATTTATAGGGCGGGTGAACTGTTTTTTAGGATAAAAAGAATAAAAGCAGAAAAAGGATATTTCACCAGAGAAGTTGCAAGGAAAATCGTGAGAATTTACTCGGAACCTGTAAGTCCTATGAGGGATTTCATTGATTTAACTGATTATGTAATTTAA
- a CDS encoding helix-turn-helix domain-containing protein — MASEVRAKIYIFLRKFEKSTVEEIANGTGIYPSTVRESILEMYNLGYVNREKMKKEGLGKKPYIYSAVEPSAIIQKISEKVQERLNDLVDIDERIDGKPATTNGPINIEINIDGKN, encoded by the coding sequence ATGGCAAGTGAGGTAAGGGCTAAGATATACATATTCCTTAGAAAATTTGAGAAAAGTACTGTGGAAGAAATCGCAAATGGTACTGGCATATACCCCTCAACTGTAAGAGAATCAATTCTCGAGATGTATAATTTAGGATATGTAAATAGAGAAAAAATGAAAAAAGAAGGTTTAGGCAAAAAACCATACATTTACTCAGCAGTTGAACCTTCCGCAATTATTCAAAAAATTTCTGAAAAAGTTCAAGAACGGTTAAACGACTTGGTTGATATCGATGAAAGAATCGATGGTAAGCCAGCTACAACAAATGGACCAATAAATATTGAGATTAATATCGATGGTAAAAATTAA
- the prf1 gene encoding peptide chain release factor aRF-1, producing the protein MSQTSTEAYLFKKSLKELKGKKGKGTELISVYVPAGRRVSDISQYLRQELSQSSNIKSKTTMKNVQSAIEVILQRLKLLKEPLENGAIIFAGMIPRGGPGTEKMEVYVLEPPEQVKTFIYRCDSQFFTDPLEDFIQDKEVYGVILVDRNEATIGTVKGKSITILKKLTSGVPGKFKAGGQSARRLERLIDDAAHQFMVRIGEYSNEAFMPILEEKKLKGLLLGGPGNTKNEFVEKGFLHHELGKKVIDTFDLCYTEEFGIRELLDKASELLRDMDLMKEKVIIQKFFKELIKDDGGLAAYGEKQVMKYLEMGAIETLIVTEDLNTTRITIKCNNCGAITHVNVKNNELYKFEDELKSKSCPNCEGSLSIVEEMDIIEYLAELCIINGSNIVVVSTDTEEGNQISKAFRGIAAILRYKV; encoded by the coding sequence ATGAGTCAAACGTCAACCGAAGCATACTTATTCAAAAAATCACTCAAAGAATTAAAGGGAAAAAAAGGAAAAGGTACTGAATTAATTAGTGTTTACGTACCTGCAGGTAGAAGAGTATCTGATATATCCCAATATTTAAGACAAGAATTATCACAATCTTCTAACATTAAAAGTAAAACCACGATGAAAAACGTTCAATCAGCTATCGAGGTAATTTTGCAAAGATTAAAACTATTAAAAGAGCCTTTAGAAAACGGTGCAATAATCTTTGCTGGAATGATACCACGAGGTGGTCCGGGTACTGAAAAAATGGAAGTTTATGTATTAGAACCGCCTGAACAAGTTAAAACTTTTATATATAGGTGTGATTCTCAATTTTTCACCGACCCACTTGAAGACTTCATACAAGATAAAGAAGTTTATGGAGTAATCCTCGTAGATAGAAACGAAGCTACAATCGGTACAGTTAAAGGTAAAAGCATTACTATCTTAAAAAAGTTAACAAGTGGTGTACCAGGTAAATTTAAAGCAGGGGGTCAATCTGCAAGGAGATTGGAGAGATTAATTGACGATGCTGCCCATCAATTTATGGTAAGGATTGGAGAATATTCAAATGAAGCATTTATGCCAATATTAGAAGAAAAAAAATTGAAAGGGCTATTACTTGGCGGTCCTGGGAATACTAAAAACGAATTCGTTGAAAAAGGGTTTTTACACCACGAATTAGGTAAAAAGGTAATTGATACTTTCGATTTATGTTATACTGAAGAATTTGGAATTAGGGAATTATTGGATAAAGCTTCCGAATTACTTAGAGATATGGACTTAATGAAAGAAAAAGTAATCATACAGAAGTTCTTTAAAGAATTAATTAAAGATGATGGCGGTCTTGCAGCTTACGGTGAAAAACAAGTGATGAAATACCTTGAAATGGGTGCAATTGAAACACTTATCGTAACTGAAGACTTAAACACAACTCGTATAACAATAAAATGTAATAATTGTGGTGCCATTACACACGTGAATGTTAAAAACAACGAATTATACAAATTTGAAGATGAATTAAAGTCAAAATCTTGTCCAAATTGTGAAGGTTCGTTATCAATTGTTGAAGAGATGGACATAATTGAATATTTAGCGGAACTCTGTATAATAAACGGTTCAAATATTGTCGTTGTTTCGACTGATACTGAAGAAGGAAACCAGATATCAAAAGCATTCCGTGGAATTGCTGCAATATTAAGATATAAAGTTTAA
- the corA gene encoding magnesium/cobalt transporter CorA translates to MLEILGYVEKDIRKMDFNEVLDEEPKLIWMDCYDPSDEELYAISEKLGIDTDELALGLDEQEVPRVEEEEDYYLIVFKAPLFEEDITTTSFGVFVKNNIVLTIHKDKIKAIGKLHRAICYKKPRNVLDKGNGFFIYTLLNQIISSYSKVLVKVEDDLDVLEDRILQDHNKNLTDDILQLRKMLVYFHKALISNKDVISLLKRKYLPITTQEDRWEFEDLYYDIIQLIDMETTYRELLSSMMDMTLSIENIKMNQIMKILTMVTALFAVPVWITGIYGMNFKYLPFSEDPNGFWIILLISMILIVVVMYIFLKEKWIR, encoded by the coding sequence ATGCTTGAAATTCTTGGTTATGTTGAGAAAGATATTCGGAAAATGGACTTTAATGAAGTTTTAGATGAAGAACCCAAACTTATTTGGATGGATTGCTACGACCCATCTGATGAAGAATTATATGCGATATCTGAAAAATTAGGTATTGATACTGATGAGTTAGCTTTAGGTCTCGACGAGCAGGAAGTTCCAAGGGTTGAAGAGGAAGAAGATTACTATTTAATAGTTTTTAAAGCTCCATTGTTTGAAGAAGACATCACTACAACTTCTTTCGGTGTCTTTGTAAAAAATAACATAGTATTAACGATACATAAAGATAAAATTAAAGCAATAGGTAAATTACATAGGGCAATATGTTACAAAAAACCTCGCAATGTATTGGACAAAGGAAATGGGTTTTTTATATACACCCTCTTAAATCAAATCATAAGTAGTTATTCCAAAGTATTGGTCAAAGTAGAGGACGATTTAGACGTTTTAGAGGATAGAATCCTTCAAGACCACAACAAAAACCTTACAGACGATATATTACAACTTAGGAAAATGCTTGTATATTTCCACAAGGCGCTTATATCAAACAAAGATGTTATTTCGCTTTTAAAACGTAAATACTTACCAATAACCACACAAGAAGACAGATGGGAATTTGAAGACCTCTATTACGATATTATTCAGTTAATAGACATGGAAACTACATATAGGGAATTGTTATCCTCTATGATGGATATGACATTGTCAATTGAAAACATTAAAATGAACCAGATTATGAAAATTTTGACAATGGTTACAGCACTTTTTGCGGTTCCCGTGTGGATTACAGGTATTTACGGGATGAATTTTAAATATCTACCATTTTCCGAAGACCCCAATGGTTTTTGGATTATATTGTTAATCTCAATGATATTAATTGTAGTAGTTATGTATATTTTCCTCAAAGAAAAATGGATACGTTAA